A window of the Cucurbita pepo subsp. pepo cultivar mu-cu-16 chromosome LG01, ASM280686v2, whole genome shotgun sequence genome harbors these coding sequences:
- the LOC111810514 gene encoding auxin transporter-like protein 2: MDQTVNEQNERDHQEEKPNQAPLSFKSLLWHGGSVYDAWFSCASNQVAQVLLTLPYSFSQLGMLSGIIFQVFYGIIGSWTAYLISILYVEYRTRKEKENVSFKNHVIQWFEVLDGLLGPYWKAAGLAFNCTFLLFGSVIQLIACASNIYYINDKLDKRTWTYIFGACCATTVFIPSFHNYRIWSFLGLGMTTYTAWYLTIAAVLHGQVEGVQHSGPTKMVLYFTGATNILYTFGGHAVTVEIMDAMWKPRKFKFIYLIATLYVFTLTIPSATAVYWAFGDQLLTHSNAFSLLPTNGWRTTAIILMLIHQFITFGFACTPLYFVWEKVIGMHETKSMCLRALARLPVVIPIWFLAIIFPFFGPINSAVGALLVSFTVYIIPSLAHMLTFRSASARQNAAEKLPIFLPSWAGMYVVNSFIVVWVLVIGFGFGGWASMANFIKQVDTFGLFAKCYQCPPQGSTTAHH, from the exons ATGGATCAAACTGTGAATGAACAAAACGAGAGGGATCATCAAGAAGAGAAGCCAAATCAAGCTCCATTGAGCTTCAAAAGCCTCCTCTGGCATGGAGGCTCTGTTTATGATGCTTGGTTCAGCTGCGCATCAAATCAG GTTGCTCAAGTTCTGTTAACGCTGCCATACTCTTTTTCTCAACTGGGTATGCTCTCAGGCATCATATTTCAAGTATTTTACGGCATCATTGGAAGCTGGACAGCCTATTTGATTAGCATTCTTTACGTTGAGTATCGAACTCGTAAGGAAAAAGAGAATGTCAGCTTCAAAAACCATGTCATTCAG TGGTTCGAAGTGCTGGATGGGCTGTTGGGGCCATACTGGAAGGCTGCTGGATTGGCTTTCAACTGcacttttcttctctttggaTCCGTGATTCAGCTAATAGCTTGTGCAAG caatatatattacataaatGACAAGCTAGACAAGAGGACATGGACGTATATATTTGGAGCATGCTGCGCCACGACGGTGTTCATACCATCGTTTCATAACTATAGAATTTGGTCTTTTCTTGGGCTTGGAATGACCACTTACACGGCTTGGTACTTGACCATTGCAGCTGTTCTTCATGGCCAG GTTGAAGGGGTCCAACACTCGGGGCCAACCAAAATGGTGCTCTATTTCACTGGGGCAACCAATATACTGTACACCTTTGGTGGCCATGCTGTCACTGT GGAAATAATGGACGCTATGTGGAAGCCTCgaaagttcaaatttatttatttgatcgCCACTCTATACGTCTTCACATTGACAATCCCGTCCGCCACCGCCGTCTACTGGGCTTTCGGCGACCAACTCCTTACTCACTCCAAcgctttctctcttcttcccacCAACGGATGGCGCACCACAGCGATCATTCTCATGCTCATTCACCAG TTCATAACATTTGGGTTTGCTTGTACGCCGTTGTATTTCGTGTGGGAGAAAGTGATTGGAATGCACGAAACAAAGAGCATGTGTCTGAGGGCGCTTGCCCGATTACCGGTTGTGATACCCATTTGGTTTTTGGCtattattttccctttttttggACCCATCAACTCTGCGGTAGGGGCGCTTCTGGTTAGCTTCACCGTCTACATCATCCCCTCTTTAGCCCATATGCTCACTTTCAGATCTGCCTCTGCCCGACAG AATGCTGCAGAGAAACTTCCAATCTTCCTCCCTAGCTGGGCAGGCATGTATGTGGTGAACAGCTTTATAGTGGTGTGGGTCCTGGTCATTGGGTTTGGATTTGGAGGGTGGGCCAGCATGGCCAACTTCATCAAGCAAGTTGACACCTTTGGGCTTTTTGCAAAGTGCTACCAGTGTCCACCCCAGGGCTCAACAACAGCCcatcattga
- the LOC111781208 gene encoding nematode resistance protein-like HSPRO2, whose translation MIDMGWKANMGSEKTTTKSPKLISTTTKLNLSLPVSFHSSEITTASPSSCSSYEQYLRLNDLRKLWSSREFPEWRNESVLKPGLQALEITFRFISTVLSDPRPYANRREWKRKLESLTTSQIQLIAMICEDDEEDGEARGRVPIVDLSSSNGVITRDGSSAEVWKIRGEATVVNRTSEASLLPRLASWQSSEDIAQMIQYSIECEMRRCPYTLGLGEPNLAGKPNLDYDLICRPNELHSLRNSPYDQIENYENQTVYTTHQILESWIYAAHELLKRIADRIEQKNFARAASDCYLMERIWKLLQEIEDLHPLMDPDDFLKLKNQLAIKSLQESEAFCFRSTTLVEVTKKCKDLKHKVPLILDVDVDPMGGPRIQEAAMKLYSEKREIEKIHLLQSLQAIESAIKKFFFAYKQVLVMVIGSLEAKGNRVVVSSNSDDKLSQIFLESTYFPSLDAAKTFLGDIHCVFRSDRMTRMKP comes from the coding sequence ATGATCGATATGGGTTGGAAGGCCAACATGGGCTCTGAAAAGACGACGACTAAATCCCCAAAGTTGATTTCAACCACCACGAAGCTTAATTTGTCTCTTCCAGTTTCGTTTCATTCTTCAGAGATCACTACTGCCTCGCCGTCGTCTTGTTCTTCATACGAGCAGTATCTCCGCCTCAACGATCTCAGGAAGCTATGGAGTTCTAGGGAGTTTCCTGAATGGAGAAACGAGTCGGTTTTGAAGCCGGGATTGCAGGCTTTGGAGATTACTTTTCGGTTCATTTCGACCGTTTTGTCCGATCCACGGCCGTACGCGAACCGGCGGGAGTGGAAACGGAAGCTCGAGTCTCTCACTACGAGTCAGATCCAACTCATTGCGATGATTTGTGAAGACGATGAAGAGGACGGCGAAGCACGCGGCAGAGTTCCGATTGTTGATCTGAGTTCATCCAACGGCGTGATTACTCGCGACGGAAGCTCGGCGGAGGTCTGGAAGATTCGCGGAGAAGCTACTGTTGTGAACAGAACGAGTGAAGCGAGTCTTCTTCCTCGGCTTGCTTCATGGCAGAGCTCTGAAGACATCGCGCAGATGATTCAGTATTCTATCGAGTGCGAGATGAGGAGATGTCCGTACACGCTAGGGCTAGGGGAGCCGAATTTGGCCGGCAAACCGAATCTCGATTACGACCTAATTTGCAGGCCAAACGAGCTTCATTCTCTGAGAAATAGTCCGTACGATCAAATCGAAAATTACGAAAATCAAACGGTTTACACAACGCACCAGATCCTGGAGTCGTGGATTTACGCCGCGCATGAGCTTCTCAAACGAATCGCGGATAGAATCGAGCAAAAGAATTTCGCGAGAGCCGCGAGCGATTGCTACTTGATGGAGCGGATCTGGAAGCTTCTGCAAGAGATCGAAGATCTTCACCCTTTGATGGATCCGGATGATTTCCTAAAGCTGAAAAATCAATTAGCGATCAAATCGTTGCAGGAATCGGAGGCGTTTTGCTTTCGATCGACGACGCTGGTGGAGGTTACGAAGAAGTGCAAGGATTTGAAGCACAAGGTGCCATTGATCTTGGATGTAGACGTGGATCCAATGGGCGGACCAAGGATTCAAGAGGCGGCGATGAAATTGTACAGTGAGAAGCGAGAAATCGAGAAGATTCATTTACTTCAATCTCTGCAAGCGATCGAATCGGCAATAAAGAAGTTCTTCTTCGCCTACAAGCAAGTTTTGGTTATGGTGATTGGAAGCTTAGAGGCGAAGGGGAACCGAGTCGTGGTGAGTTCGAACTCGGACGATAAACTGAGTCAGATATTTCTGGAATCCACCTATTTTCCGAGTTTGGATGCTGCCAAGACGTTCCTCGGAGATATACACTGTGTCTTCAGGTCGGATCGAATGACCCGAATGAAACCGTAG
- the LOC111804552 gene encoding eukaryotic translation initiation factor 3 subunit F-like, translating to MATTESTVLQFSQSSNSLSAKVHPLVIFNICDCYVRRPDQADRVIGTLLGSVLPDGTVDIRNSYAVPHNEFSDQVALDIDYHHNMLSSHQKVNPKEVIVGWYSTGMGVTGGSALIHEFYSREVSNPIHLTVDTGFKNGEGTIKAYISVNLSLGDRQLAAQFQEIPLDLRMVEAERLGFDILKTTSIDKLPNDLEGMEASMERLLALIDDIYKYVDNVVEGHVEPDNTIGRFLAETVASLPKLSPSAFDKLMNDNVQDHLLLLYLSSITRTQLSLAEKLNTAAQIL from the exons ATGGCGACGACTGAGAGCACGGTTTTGCAATTTTCACAGTCTTCTAACTCTTTGTCTGCCAAGGTTCATCCTCTGGTTATCTTCAACATTTGTGATTGCTATGTGAGGCGCCCGGACCAGGCGGATCGAGTGATCGGTACACTTCTTGGCTCTGTTTTACCTGATGGAACCGTTGATATTCGCAACTCTTATGCTGTTCCTCATAATGAATTCTCCGATCAG GTTGCGCTGGATATTGATTATCATCACAATATGTTAAGTTCCCACCAAAAAGTTAATCCAAAGGAAGTTATCGTTGGATG GTACTCAACTGGTATGGGAGTTACGGGTGGCAGTGCATTGATACACGAATTTTATTCTAGAGAAGTTTCAAACCCTATTCACCTGACTGTTGATACTGGATTTAAAAATGGAGAAGGCACAATAAAAGCCTACATCTCTGTCAATTTGTCTCTGGGCGATAGACAACTTGCTGCTCAGTTTCAAGAAATTCCTTTAGATCTTCGAATGGTTGAAGCTGAGAGACTTGGAT TTGATATACTGAAGACAACTTCTATTGATAAACTGCCAAATGATTTGGAAGGAATGGAAGCTTCAATGGAGAGATTGCTTGCCTTAATTGATGatatttacaaatatgttGATAATGTTGTG GAAGGACATGTTGAGCCAGACAACACGATTGGGAGATTTCTTGCTGAGACTGTAGCCTCTCTTCCAAAACTGTCGCCATCTGCTTTTGATAAACTGATGAATGACAACGTGCAG GACCATTTGCTGTTGCTGTATTTGTCAAGTATCACCAGGACACAACTGAGCTTGGCTGAAAAGTTGAACACGGCTGCTCAGATTCTGTAA
- the LOC111804560 gene encoding WUSCHEL-related homeobox 5-like produces MKNNMNMDEGISSRFYVKPAGGGGDGGGVAGKGSMSSKCGRWNPTAEQVKVLTELFRSGLRTPSSDQIQKISHQLSFYGKIESKNVFYWFQNHKARERQKRRKVSISLDHTHHHHHRQQQQQQQHFILPPCSNYFADDRSTTNKGGTMELEPERMMKTLQLFPLNSIDETEGDNDHKFRVNGKQYEEATAFTYKIGTKMDHPPLDLRLSFL; encoded by the exons ATGAAGAATAATATGAATATGGACGAAGGGATTTCTTCAAGATTTTATGTAAAACCGGCAGGAGGCGGCGGAGACGGTGGTGGAGTGGCCGGAAAAGGGAGTATGAGCAGTAAATGTGGGAGATGGAATCCAACAGCAGAGCAAGTAAAAGTGCTGACAGAGTTGTTCAGGTCAGGGCTTAGAACTCCGAGTAGCGATCAGATTCAGAAAATATCTCATCAGCTCAGCTTTTACGGCAAGATCGAGAGCAAAAATGTGTTCTACTGGTTTCAGAATCATAAAGCTCGGGAAAGACAAAAACGTCGCAAAGTTTCTATTTCTCTTGAtcacactcatcatcatcatcatcgtcaacaacaacaacaacaacaacactTCATTCTTCCACCTTGTTCTAACT ATTTTGCAGATGATCGGTCCACAACAAATAAGGGTGGTACAATGGAGTTGGAGCCAGAAAGAATGATGAAAACGCTTCAACTTTTTCCATTAAACTCCATTGACGAAACAGAAGGAGATAATGATCATAAGTTCAGAGTAAATGGGAAACAGTACGAGGAGGCAACAGCTTTCACCTACAAAATAGGGACCAAAATGGATCATCCGCCATTGGATCTTCGTTTAAGCTTTCTGTAG
- the LOC111804545 gene encoding BAHD acyltransferase DCR-like, with protein sequence MPIPTPSSPILLSKCVVFPDQPSAVPDLKLSVSDLPMLSCHYIQKGCLFTSPNLDDISVLDLLKRGLARTLSRFPPLAGRLITDRDGYVYIECNDAGVDFIHANAGEFFVRDLLVPGYVHDCFKEFFAFDRTVSFSGHFNSIMAVQITFLADGIFIGCSVNHAVTDGTSFWNFFNTFAEECKAAKSTTTVKRIGITPSPNFRRDSVLVSPAVLRLPASGPKVTFSGDVPLRERIFTFSREAILKLKAKTNQKKLIDNGDLTVTAVEIMGKQSNDKYCEINGKVGSIFESMYKNDSVTNQHANCEAITVATISSFQSLCALLWRSVTRARKLPPNKMTTFRMAVNCRHRLEPKLDPYYFGNAIQSVPTYATAGNVLSRDLRWCAEQLNENVMAHDNGMVRRFVEDWEGNPRLFPLGNADGASVTMGSSPRFPMYENDFGWGRPVAVRSGRANKFDGKISAFPNREGGGSVDLEVVLAPETMAGIESDWEFMQYVSWK encoded by the coding sequence atgccaatcccaactCCTTCTTCGccaattcttctctccaaatGCGTTGTGTTCCCCGATCAACCCTCCGCCGTGCCGGACCTGAAACTCTCCGTCTCCGATCTCCCTATGCTCTCATGTCACTACATCCAGAAAGGCTGCCTCTTCACTTCCCCTAATCTCGACGATATTTCCGTTCTCGATCTTCTCAAGCGCGGTCTCGCAAGAACGCTCTCGCGTTTTCCGCCGCTCGCTGGCCGTTTAATCACGGATCGCGACGGTTACGTCTACATCGAATGTAACGACGCAGGCGTGGATTTCATCCACGCCAATGCCGGTGAGTTTTTTGTTCGTGACCTTCTCGTTCCTGGCTATGTTCATGATTGCTTCAAGGAGTTTTTCGCTTTCGATCGAACGGTCAGTTTCTCCGGACATTTTAACTCAATCATGGCCGTCCAGATCACCTTCCTAGCTGACGGCATTTTCATCGGCTGCTCCGTTAACCACGCCGTCACCGACGGCACCTCCTTTTGGAACTTCTTCAACACCTTCGCCGAGGAATGTAAAGCCGCTAAATCGACAACGACGGTGAAAAGAATCGGCATAACTCCTTCGCCGAACTTCCGCCGTGACTCCGTTCTGGTATCTCCGGCCGTCCTCCGTCTTCCGGCTAGTGGTCCTAAAGTCACGTTCTCCGGCGACGTACCGTTACGCGAGAGAATATTCACTTTCAGTAGAGAGGCAATTTTGAAACTCAAAGCTAAGACGaaccaaaagaaattaatCGATAACGGAGATTTAACGGTAACGGCGGTGGAGATAATGGGGAAGCAAAGTAATGATAAGTACTGTGAGATTAACGGAAAAGTGGGGTCCATTTTCGAGAGCATGTACAAAAACGACAGCGTTACGAACCAACACGCAAATTGCGAGGCGATCACAGTCGCAACAATATCGTCGTTTCAGTCTCTGTGCGCCTTATTATGGAGGTCAGTAACGCGAGCGAGAAAGCTCCCGCCGAATAAAATGACGACGTTTCGTATGGCGGTGAATTGCCGGCACCGGCTGGAGCCGAAGTTGGATCCGTACTATTTTGGCAACGCGATTCAGAGCGTTCCAACGTACGCCACCGCCGGAAACGTTCTTTCTCGGGATCTGCGGTGGTGCGCCGAGCAGTTGAATGAGAACGTGATGGCGCACGATAACGGAATGGTGCGGCGGTTCGTAGAGGATTGGGAGGGAAATCCGAGGCTGTTTCCGTTGGGGAACGCCGACGGGGCGTCAGTTACGATGGGTAGTTCACCGAGATTTCCGATGTACGAGAACGATTTCGGGTGGGGACGGCCGGTGGCGGTGAGGAGTGGGCGGGCTAATAAGTTCGACGGTAAAATATCGGCGTTTCCGAACAGAGAGGGTGGTGGAAGTGTTGATTTGGAGGTGGTTTTGGCGCCGGAAACAATGGCGGGAATTGAGTCTGATTGGGAATTCATGCAATACGTATCGTGGAAGTAG